One window from the genome of Parasteatoda tepidariorum isolate YZ-2023 chromosome 8, CAS_Ptep_4.0, whole genome shotgun sequence encodes:
- the LOC107437937 gene encoding zinc finger protein Noc: MLNGNQYLRPEYLSPLSTTLDTKKSPLALLAQTCNSIGANIGSDNPNNKHVISGLEKTKDSSDSKKDKSPVIISDDHSNSKPSFKPYESVIKKEESDFNGKKTPNSKTSTPSSVNHISPAISTGSCGKSSPDASENGRSSSHKQSESTVSHAPSTTSDTSPSTLSSSQNTLSGLGYGSSSGLDLTRNDGKDGYPPLGLSAYKGLGLNPLANCNGCGPIPGHGMDAHAFQGVAQSGLLKANGFGLTPGLSPYLGYARLRTASGGHAIVPVCRDPSCTNCQYSMQGAQLSPCPSGCTQCTHDRLGSVPGLGQGLVPGLNSSVAAMAAAASMSGLYPPSLMSRPNVCSWVVGDTYCGKRFSTSEELLQHLRTHTNLPTSEPSLSLLSPAFSLASSNLNAACHMHFSSPTTLTSPAGLRRTYPTSLSPVSSLSAANRYHPYKPTLSGLPGAPIPQLGHPGLGVYYPYSLYGQRLGPPVHP; encoded by the exons ATGTTGAACGGAAACCAATATTTGAGACCTGAATATTTATCCCCCTTGTCCACAACT ttggaTACCAAAAAAAGCCCGTTGGCTCTTCTTGCTCAAACATGTAACAGCATTGGTGCTAATATTGGGAGTGACAACCCAAACAACAAACACGTCATATCTGGACTTGAAAAGACCAAAGACAGTAGCGACTCAAAGAAAGACAAGTCACCTGTTATTATCAGTGATGATCATAGTAACAGCAAACCATCTTTCAAACCGTATGAATCTGTCATCAAGAAAGAGGAATCTGACTTCAACGGCAAAAAGACGCCCAATTCAAAGACTAGTACACCGTCATCTGTTAATCACATATCTCCAGCAATAAGCACTGGTTCTTGTGGGAAAAGCTCGCCAGATGCATCTGAAAATGGCAGAAGCAGTTCTCACAAACAATCGGAATCAACTGTATCTCACGCGCCTTCAACTACCTCTGATACCTCTCCTTCAACTTTGAGTTCTTCTCAAAATACCCTGAGCGGACTAGGGTATGGTTCATCTTCTGGCTTGGACTTGACGCGTAATGATGGCAAGGACGGTTATCCTCCACTTGGACTTAGTGCTTACAAGGGCTTAGGTTTGAATCCCTTAGCAAATTGTAATGGTTGTGGTCCGATTCCAGGACATGGCATGGATGCTCATGCTTTTCAAGGAGTTGCTCAAAGTGGTTTGCTTAAAGCAAATGGTTTTGGTTTGACACCAGGACTATCACCTTATCTTGGATATGCGAGGCTAAGAACTGCTAGTGGTGGTCATGCTATAGTACCAGTCTGTAGGGATCCGTCATGCACGAACTGTCAATATAGTATGCAAGGTGCTCAACTTTCTCCCTGTCCTAGTGGGTGTACGCAGTGCACGCATGACCGATTAGGATCTGTTCCAGGATTGGGACAAGGACTAGTTCCTGGTTTGAATAGCTCAGTAGCTGCCATGGCTGCAGCTGCCAGCATGTCTGGTTTATATCCTCCTTCGTTGATGTCCAGGCCAAATGTTTGTAGCTGGGTTGTTGGTGATACGTATTGTGGCAAAAGATTCAGTACTTCTGAGGAGTTGCTGCAGCATCTTAGGACTCACACGAACTTACCAACTTCTGAGCCATCATTATCACTGCTGTCTCCAGCATTTAGCCTGGCGTCATCGAACTTGAATGCTGCGTGCCATATGCATTTTAGCTCACCTACCACTTTAACTTCTCCAGCTGGTCTAAGAAGGACATATCCAACTAGTTTAAGCCCTGTTAGTTCACTCTCTGCTGCAAATCGATATCATCCGTATAAGCCTACCTTATCAGGTTTACCCGGAGCACCAATTCCTCAATTAGGACATCCAGGTTTAGGTGTATACTATCCTTACAGTCTGTATGGGCAGAGACTTGGACCACCAGTACATCCTTAG